A stretch of Plesiomonas shigelloides DNA encodes these proteins:
- the tusE gene encoding sulfurtransferase TusE has product MTSPLEFAGRVIDTDAHGYLKNSQDWSEALALLIAEREGIALSEAHWEVVHFVREFYQEYNTSPAIRMLVKAMAQKYGEEKGNSRYLYKLFPEGPAKQATKIAGLPKPVKCI; this is encoded by the coding sequence ATGACATCTCCTTTGGAATTTGCAGGACGTGTGATCGATACCGATGCCCACGGTTATCTTAAAAACAGTCAGGACTGGAGCGAAGCGCTCGCGCTGTTGATCGCCGAACGTGAAGGAATTGCGTTATCCGAAGCACACTGGGAAGTGGTGCACTTTGTGCGCGAGTTTTACCAAGAATACAACACCTCACCGGCCATTCGTATGCTGGTGAAAGCCATGGCTCAAAAGTATGGCGAGGAAAAAGGTAACAGCCGCTATCTGTATAAGCTGTTCCCTGAAGGTCCTGCCAAACAGGCCACCAAGATTGCGGGTTTGCCGAAACCGGTTAAGTGTATTTAA
- the yccX gene encoding acylphosphatase: MSNISMKISVAGHVQGVGFRYFTQQKALAMGIKGYAKNLNDGRVEVLACGDEETINRFINWLSEGPRSATVECLMAEEVPFCELGEFEIR, encoded by the coding sequence ATGAGCAATATCAGCATGAAAATCTCGGTAGCCGGTCATGTGCAAGGCGTGGGATTTCGTTACTTCACCCAACAAAAAGCGTTGGCGATGGGGATCAAAGGCTATGCCAAAAACCTCAACGATGGGCGTGTCGAGGTACTGGCTTGTGGCGATGAGGAGACGATCAACCGCTTTATTAACTGGCTCAGCGAAGGCCCCCGTTCTGCCACCGTTGAGTGTTTGATGGCAGAAGAGGTACCCTTTTGCGAATTGGGAGAATTTGAAATCCGTTAA
- a CDS encoding response regulator: MDTNHTTPNTTATYSVMIVDDHPLMRRGLRQLLELEPTFDIVAEASSGSEAIALAGRTQPDIILLDLNMKGLSGLDTLHALRNEGIDARIIILTVSDARSDVYALVDAGADGYLLKDSEPELLLSQICEAAQGQQVFSETVSGYLSSRTQITDPLAELTQREMDILQGVARGMSNKQIAAEQFISEETVKVHVRNLLRKLNVRSRVAATVLYLEYKNQWSS, from the coding sequence ATGGATACCAACCACACCACACCGAACACCACCGCCACGTACAGCGTGATGATTGTGGATGATCACCCGTTGATGCGCCGTGGTCTGCGTCAGTTACTGGAGCTAGAGCCGACGTTTGATATCGTTGCCGAAGCCAGCAGTGGCAGTGAAGCTATTGCGCTGGCTGGCCGTACTCAACCAGATATCATCCTGCTGGATTTGAACATGAAGGGGTTATCTGGGCTAGATACCCTGCATGCGCTACGTAATGAAGGCATTGATGCGCGCATTATTATCCTGACCGTTTCTGATGCGCGCAGCGATGTGTATGCGCTGGTCGATGCAGGCGCTGATGGCTACCTGCTGAAAGACAGCGAGCCAGAATTGCTGCTCAGCCAAATTTGTGAAGCAGCACAAGGGCAACAGGTGTTCAGCGAAACCGTGTCGGGCTATTTGAGCTCGCGCACCCAAATTACCGATCCACTGGCCGAATTAACGCAACGTGAAATGGACATCCTGCAAGGGGTTGCTCGTGGCATGTCTAACAAGCAAATTGCCGCTGAACAATTCATTTCGGAAGAGACCGTGAAAGTGCACGTGCGTAACCTGCTGCGCAAACTGAACGTTCGTTCACGGGTTGCCGCTACCGTGCTGTATCTAGAATATAAAAATCAGTGGTCGTCTTAA
- a CDS encoding Bax inhibitor-1 family protein: MEPIVITQRETSLLSTHKVLRNTYFLLGLTLAFSAAVATTSMLMGWPRPGMILTLVGFYGLFFLTQRYANSAKGLVATFALTGFMGYTLGPLLGMFLKAGAGDVILTALGGTALVFFSCSAYVLTTRKDMSFMGGMLTAGAIALLVLMVAGIFLQMPAMHLAISALFVLFSSGMILFETSNIIHGGETNYIRATVSLYVSLYNLFVSLLSILGIMRDE, translated from the coding sequence ATGGAACCTATCGTTATCACGCAACGTGAAACGAGCCTGTTAAGTACCCACAAGGTATTGCGTAATACCTATTTCCTGTTGGGCTTAACCCTCGCCTTTTCTGCGGCCGTCGCCACCACCAGCATGCTGATGGGTTGGCCACGTCCGGGAATGATTCTGACGCTGGTCGGTTTTTATGGCCTGTTTTTCTTAACCCAACGCTATGCCAACAGTGCTAAAGGTCTGGTCGCTACATTCGCGCTGACCGGTTTCATGGGCTACACCTTAGGCCCATTGCTGGGAATGTTCCTGAAAGCCGGTGCCGGTGATGTGATCCTGACTGCGCTGGGCGGAACGGCGTTGGTGTTCTTTAGCTGCTCGGCTTACGTGCTGACTACCCGTAAAGACATGTCCTTTATGGGCGGTATGTTAACTGCTGGCGCTATCGCGCTGCTGGTGCTGATGGTCGCGGGGATTTTCCTGCAGATGCCAGCCATGCATCTGGCAATCAGTGCCCTGTTTGTTCTGTTCTCTTCTGGGATGATTTTGTTTGAAACCAGCAACATCATTCACGGCGGCGAAACTAACTATATTCGCGCGACAGTGAGCCTGTACGTTTCCCTGTATAACCTGTTTGTCAGCCTGCTCAGCATTCTGGGCATCATGCGTGACGAATAA
- the rlmI gene encoding 23S rRNA (cytosine(1962)-C(5))-methyltransferase RlmI, with protein sequence MSARIILAKGREKSLLRRHPWIFSGAIERVEGKPLSGETLDVFDKGGNWLARAAWSADSQIRGRVWTFDRDEQIDQDFFVRRLQQAQQWRNVVAARDDLTGYRLIAGESDGLPGITIDRYDNFLVLQLLSSGAEFQRLNLMNALRECYPECNIYERSDVAVRKKEGLKQVTGLLHGEEPPKLLPIRENGVQILVDIKEGHKTGFYLDQRESRLAASRYVNGKKVLNCFCYTGAFGLFALKGNCKQVVNVDVSQPALDIARQNAELNGFDMSRAEFVRADVFKLLREYREQGEKFDVIIMDPPKFIENKGQLAGGCRGYKDINMLAMQLLNPGGTLLTYSCSGLMESGLFQKILADAALDAKREVQFVEQFTQAADHPVLSTYPEGLYLKGFACRVI encoded by the coding sequence ATGTCTGCACGTATCATTCTGGCCAAAGGCCGGGAAAAATCATTACTCCGCCGCCACCCGTGGATCTTCTCCGGTGCCATCGAGCGCGTGGAAGGCAAACCGTTGTCCGGTGAGACGCTGGATGTTTTTGACAAAGGCGGCAACTGGCTGGCCCGTGCGGCATGGTCCGCTGACTCGCAAATTCGCGGCCGCGTGTGGACATTCGATCGTGACGAGCAGATCGATCAAGATTTCTTTGTTCGCCGCCTGCAGCAAGCCCAGCAGTGGCGTAATGTGGTCGCAGCGCGTGATGACCTGACCGGTTATCGCCTGATTGCCGGTGAATCTGATGGCCTGCCAGGGATCACCATTGACCGTTACGATAACTTTTTGGTGCTGCAGCTGCTCTCATCCGGTGCAGAGTTCCAGCGGCTGAACCTGATGAATGCCCTGCGCGAATGCTATCCAGAGTGCAACATCTATGAGCGCTCTGATGTCGCCGTGCGTAAGAAAGAAGGCTTAAAGCAAGTGACCGGTTTGCTGCACGGTGAAGAGCCACCAAAACTGCTGCCAATTCGTGAAAATGGCGTGCAAATTCTGGTGGATATCAAAGAAGGTCACAAAACCGGTTTCTACCTTGATCAGCGTGAAAGCCGTTTGGCGGCCAGCCGTTATGTGAATGGCAAAAAAGTGCTGAACTGCTTCTGCTATACCGGCGCGTTTGGCCTGTTTGCTCTGAAAGGCAACTGTAAGCAAGTGGTGAACGTGGATGTATCCCAGCCAGCGCTGGATATCGCCCGTCAAAACGCCGAGCTGAACGGTTTTGATATGAGCCGCGCCGAGTTCGTTCGCGCTGATGTCTTCAAGCTGCTGCGTGAATACCGTGAGCAGGGCGAGAAGTTTGATGTGATCATCATGGATCCACCAAAGTTCATTGAAAACAAAGGCCAACTGGCTGGCGGCTGCCGTGGTTACAAAGACATCAACATGCTGGCCATGCAACTGCTCAATCCGGGCGGTACGCTGCTGACCTACTCTTGCTCAGGTCTGATGGAATCTGGCCTGTTCCAGAAAATTCTGGCCGACGCTGCGCTGGATGCCAAACGTGAAGTGCAATTCGTTGAGCAATTCACGCAAGCAGCAGATCACCCTGTACTGAGTACCTACCCAGAAGGTCTGTACCTGAAAGGCTTCGCCTGCCGCGTGATCTAA
- a CDS encoding CoA-binding protein, which produces MHEDLIREVLQSTRTIALVGASHKPERPSYRVMAYLLEQGYHVIPVNPGLAGQKLLGQEVKRTLAEIDEPVDMVDVFRSADAAYEIAGEAIAIGAKSLWLQLGVINEEAAALAQAAGLKVVMDHCPKIEIPRLGLEKA; this is translated from the coding sequence ATGCACGAAGACTTGATCCGTGAGGTATTACAGTCGACGCGAACCATTGCACTGGTGGGGGCGAGTCATAAGCCGGAGCGACCAAGTTATCGCGTGATGGCGTACTTGCTTGAGCAAGGGTATCACGTCATTCCGGTTAATCCGGGGTTGGCGGGGCAGAAATTACTGGGGCAGGAAGTCAAACGCACGCTGGCGGAGATTGATGAACCGGTCGATATGGTGGATGTTTTTCGCAGTGCCGATGCGGCTTATGAGATTGCTGGTGAAGCCATCGCTATTGGCGCTAAATCGCTGTGGCTGCAGTTAGGGGTGATTAACGAAGAGGCGGCGGCGTTGGCACAAGCGGCGGGGTTAAAGGTGGTGATGGATCACTGCCCGAAAATTGAAATTCCGCGTTTAGGTTTAGAGAAAGCCTGA
- the hspQ gene encoding heat shock protein HspQ — MIAVKFKPGQQVRHKMLGSLGVILDVDAEYSLQKPTPAEMGIDDALRLAPWYHVVMENEEGEPVHTYIAEMQLDRETLPLHPDQPNLDDLADTIVEELEKNRALH; from the coding sequence ATGATTGCCGTGAAATTTAAACCCGGCCAGCAGGTTCGCCACAAGATGCTGGGCTCTCTCGGTGTCATCCTGGACGTAGACGCCGAATATTCACTGCAAAAACCGACCCCGGCAGAAATGGGGATTGATGATGCCCTTCGCTTGGCTCCGTGGTATCACGTGGTCATGGAGAATGAAGAGGGCGAGCCGGTTCACACGTATATTGCCGAGATGCAGCTGGATCGCGAAACATTGCCACTGCACCCCGACCAACCCAACTTAGACGATTTGGCCGACACCATTGTCGAAGAGTTGGAAAAAAATCGGGCGCTGCATTAA